From a region of the Besnoitia besnoiti strain Bb-Ger1 chromosome I, whole genome shotgun sequence genome:
- a CDS encoding SPFH domain / Band 7 family protein (encoded by transcript BESB_008620), producing MNVDPGVIRRLGGLGAAALAAATGGIGLFNYSLYNVEPGHRAIIYNRFYGVLDRVYSEGTHFCIPFVERPVIYDVRSKPRTLVSLSGSRDLQMVNITCRVLSRPDVPKLPTVYRLLGKEYDEKVLPSIINEVLKSVVAQFNASQLITQREVVSRAVRDQLVDRAKDFNILLDDVSLTHLSFGPEYEKAVEAKQVAQQQAERGKYIVLRALEEKKSTIIKAQGEAEAAKLIGNAIKNNPAFLELRRIDTAKEVANTISKSSNRVMLNSDSLLLNLMGKDFKAGVADFTGGK from the exons ATGAACGTCGATCCCGGCGTGAtcaggcgcctcggcggcttgggcgctgcggccctcGCTGCTGCCACCGGCGGCATCGGGCTCTTCAACTACTCCCTCTACAACG tCGAGCCGGGACACCGCGCCATCATCTACAACCGCTTCTATGGTGTTTTGGATCGCGTCTACTCTGAGGGGACCCACTTTTGCATTCCGTTCGTCGAGCGACCAGTCATCTACGACGTGCGCTCCAAGCCCCGCACactcgtctcgctctctggaTCTCGCG ATCTTCAGATGGTGAACATCACCTGCCGTGTGCTGTCGCGACCGGACGTGCCCAAGCTGCCGACGGTGTACAGACTGCTCGGAAAGGAGTACGACGAAAAAGTGCTGCCTTCGATCATCAACGAAGTGCTCAAGAGCGTCGTCGCCCAGTTCAACGCCTCGCAGCTCAtcacgcagagagaagtcGTCAGCCGCGCAGTCCGCGACCAGCTCGTTGACCGCGCGAAGGACTTCAACATCCTCCTCGACGACGTCTCGCTG ACACACTTGAGCTTCGGGCCTGAGTACGAGAAGGCAGTTGAGGCGAAGCAAGTCGCCCAGCAGCAGGCCGAGCGCGGCAAGTACATCGTGCTGCGTGCcctcgaggagaagaaaagcacGATTATCAAGGCGCagggagaagcggaagcggctAAGCTG ATCGGTAACGCCATCAAGAACAACCCCGCCTTCCTGGAGCTGCGCCGCATCGACACTGCGAAGGAAGTCGCCAACACCATCAGCAAGTCGTCGAACCGCGTCATGCTCAACTCTGACAGTCTGCTGCTCAACCTCATGGG CAAGGACTTCAAGGCAGGCGTTGCGGACTTCACCGGCGGCAAGTGA
- a CDS encoding IMP dehydrogenase (encoded by transcript BESB_008610): MADGWDAEKVFNSTIFGFTYDDLILMPGHISFGIEAVDLTARLTKNLQLRTPIVSSPMDTVTEHRMAIGCALMGGIGVIHNNMDVQRQMQEVQKVKRYENGFILDPFVLRATDTVADVDRIKERYGYSSVPITDTGMLGGRLQGIVTSRDIDFITDRNTPLSEVMTSDLIVGYEPVSLSDANEILRESKKGKLPIVNDRNELIALISRNDLKKNREYPLASKDANKQLLVGAAISTKPQDLERARALQEAGTDVLVIDSSQGDSVYQIDFVKRLKAAYPKLQIIGGNVVTARQAKSLIDAGVDGLRIGMGSGSICTTQVVCAVGRAQATAVYHVCKYAREVADVPCIADGGIQNSGHVMKALALGANTVMMGSMLAGTEEAPGEYYFHKGVRVKTYRGMGSLDAMHARTLISPSAPVKGGFISPKIASQGSASRYFAENQTIKVAQGVSGCVVDKGSVMQLIPYVIQGVKHGMQDAGVRTLKDMHLQLASGNLRFDVRSGAAQREGEVHDLHSFERKLYA; encoded by the exons ATGGCGGACGGCTGGGACGCCGAGAAAGTCTTCAACTCTACTATCTTCGGGTTCACCTACGATGACCTGATTCTCATGCCTG GGCACATCAGCTTCGGCATTGAGGCCGTCGACCTGACTGCGCGCCTTACGAAgaatctgcagctgcgcactccgatcgtctcctcgcccatGGACACGGTCACGGAGCACCGCATGGCTATCGGCTGCGCGCTTATGGG GGGCATTGGCGTGATTCACAACAACATGGACGTGCAGCGCCAGATGCAAGAGGTGCAGAAAGTGAAGCGCTACGAAAACGGCTTCATTCTCGACCCCTTCGTGCTGCGCGCAACCGACACAGTCGCGGACGTCGACCGCATCAAGGAG CGCTACGGCTACAGCTCTGTGCCGATTACGGACACAGGCATGCTCGGCGGGCGGCTGCAGGGCATCGTGACGAGCCGCGACATTGACTTCATCACAGATCGCAACACGCCGCTTTCTGAGGTGATGACCTCGGATCTGATAGTTGGCTACGAGCCCGTCTCTCTGTCGGATGCGAACGAGATTCTGCGCGAGTCCAAGAAGGGCAAACTCCCCATAGTGAACGACCGCAACGAGCTCATCGCCCTTATCTCGAGAAACGACTTGAAGAAAAACCGAGAGTACCCCCTCGCCTCCAAGGACGCCAACAAACAGCTGCTTGTCGGTGCCGCCATCTCGACCAA GCCGCAGGACCtggagcgcgcgcgtgccCTGCAGGAAGCCGGAACGGACGTGCTTGTCATCGACAGCAGCCAGGGCGACTCTGTCTACCAAATCGACTTCGTCAAGCGTCTGAAGGCCGCATACCCGAAGCTGCAG ATCATTGGCGGCAACGTGGTCACCGCGCGCCAGGCGAAGAGCCTGATTGACGCTGGCGTCGACGGCCTCCGCATCGGTATGGGAAGCGGCTCCATCTGCACGACTCAG GTTGTGTGCGCCGtggggcgggcgcaggcgactgcCGTTTACCACGTCTGCAAGTACGCGCGCGAAGTCGCCGACGTCCCGTGCATTGCGGACGGCGGCATTCAGAACTCGGGTCACGTCATGAAG gccctggcgctcggcgcgaaCACAGTGATGATGGGTTCGATGCTTGCTGGCACGGAGGAGGCACCGGGTGAGTACTACTTCCACAAGGGCGTCCGCGTGAAGACCTACCGCGGCATGGGCAGCTTGGAtgccatgcatgcgcgcacgTTGatctcgccttcggcgccggtGAAGGGCGGCTTCATCTCGCCCAAGATCGCG AGCCAGGGCTCCGCTTCGCGGTACTTCGCTGAAAACCAGACGATCAAGGTAGCCCAGGGGGTCAGCGGATGCGTCGTTGACAAAGGTAGCGTCATGCAGCTCATTCCCTACGTCATCCAGGGCGTCAAGCACGGCATGCAGGAcgccggcgtccgcaccCTCAAAGACATGCATCTGCAGCTTGCCTCTGGCAACCTCCGATTCGACGTCAG gtccggcgcggcgcagcgcgagggagaggttCACGATCTGCACAGTTTCGAACGGAAACTCTACGCGTAG
- a CDS encoding hypothetical protein (encoded by transcript BESB_008630), translating to MRSCLHRRADVFLACLCVAMPLSIIVVCEYTEASRAMELLQSQRKERVASAVAGRLRARSRASAETPPEQGMCTDLRRCETGSTNREGKSNRKKGSKTFLGD from the coding sequence ATGCGAAGCTGTCTTCACCGGCGCGCCGATGTGTTCCTTGCATGCCTGTGTGTGGCGATGCCCCTATCCATAATTGTGGTCTGCGAGTACACTGAAGCCTCGCGTGCGATGGAGCTCCTGCAGTCTCAGAGAAAAGAGCGCGTAGCTTCCGCGGTCGctggccgcctgcgcgcacgTTCACGCGcttcggcggagacgccgccggagcAGGGAATGTGCACAGACttgaggcgctgcgagacgGGATCGACGAACCGCGAAGGCAAGAGCAACCGAAAAAAGGGGAGCAAAACGTTCTTAGGAGATTAG